From Cellulophaga lytica DSM 7489, a single genomic window includes:
- a CDS encoding nucleotidyltransferase family protein, with product MKIANIILAAGSSTRMQQTKQVLPYKDTTLLGNAVQQAEGTALLDVYVVLGANAAEIKTQINVKEEQVFINLNWKKGLGSSIAHGIVELQKLDEEYSAVLISLADQPLIDSAYLTKMVSLFSTSVSTIVATNYGERVGVPAIFDSQYYAELRELNEDFGAKEILIKHASEIVMVEPNGKEIDVDTQQDYNSIAH from the coding sequence ATGAAAATAGCTAATATTATTTTAGCTGCGGGTTCATCAACTAGAATGCAACAAACTAAACAAGTATTACCTTATAAGGATACAACACTTTTGGGTAATGCAGTACAACAAGCAGAGGGCACAGCTCTGTTAGATGTTTATGTAGTTCTAGGTGCAAACGCAGCCGAAATTAAAACACAAATTAACGTAAAAGAAGAACAAGTTTTTATCAACCTAAATTGGAAGAAAGGACTTGGGAGTTCTATTGCTCACGGAATTGTAGAATTACAAAAACTAGACGAAGAGTACAGTGCTGTTTTAATATCATTGGCAGATCAGCCATTAATAGACAGTGCATACCTTACTAAAATGGTAAGTCTGTTTTCTACATCGGTTAGTACCATTGTTGCAACAAACTATGGAGAAAGAGTAGGTGTACCTGCTATTTTTGATTCTCAATACTATGCAGAATTAAGAGAATTAAATGAAGATTTTGGAGCTAAAGAGATTCTTATAAAACACGCAAGTGAAATTGTAATGGTAGAACCTAATGGTAAAGAAATTGATGTAGATACACAGCAAGATTACAACAGTATTGCACATTAA
- a CDS encoding cold-shock protein: protein MARSQQTFGKKEKEKKRLKKREEKAKRKIERKANSKGGEFEDMIAYVDENGHLTDTPPDPTKKVKVDAESIVIGIPKKEEMEEEDPVRNGKVSFFDTSKGFGFIIDAENNEKYFVHVSGLIDEISENDKVSYELERGMKGMNAVRVKRI from the coding sequence ATGGCGAGATCGCAACAGACATTCGGTAAAAAAGAAAAAGAAAAAAAACGTTTAAAAAAACGTGAAGAAAAAGCAAAGCGTAAAATAGAAAGAAAAGCAAACTCTAAAGGTGGAGAGTTTGAAGATATGATTGCGTACGTTGATGAAAATGGACACCTTACCGATACGCCTCCAGATCCAACTAAAAAAGTTAAAGTTGACGCAGAAAGTATTGTTATAGGTATTCCTAAGAAAGAAGAAATGGAAGAAGAAGATCCAGTAAGAAACGGTAAAGTTTCTTTCTTTGACACTTCTAAAGGTTTCGGCTTTATTATTGACGCAGAAAATAACGAAAAGTATTTTGTACACGTTAGTGGTTTAATAGATGAAATATCTGAAAATGATAAAGTAAGCTACGAACTAGAAAGAGGTATGAAAGGTATGAATGCCGTTCGTGTAAAAAGAATATAG
- the glmM gene encoding phosphoglucosamine mutase has protein sequence MTLIKSISGIRGTIGGKPSENLTPLDAVKFAAAYGIWLKEYAKKDKLKVVIGRDARLSGEMIQNLVVSTLVGLGIDVVDLDLSTTPTVEIAVPLEKADGGIILTASHNPKQWNALKLLNEKGEFLNAEQGAKILAIAEKEDFTFADVDDLGSILKNDSYIDIHIDEVLNLSLVDKEIIKAAKFKVVVDGVNSTGGIAIPKLLEELGVEVVKLYCDPTGHFPHNPEPLKEHLADICELVVKEKADFGIVVDPDVDRLAFISNDGEMFGEEYTLVACADYVLGKTKGNTVSNLSSSRALRDITEKHGGTYEAAAVGEVNVVTKMKANNAVIGGEGNGGIIYPESHYGRDSLVGTALFLMLMAEKGGTVAELRASYPSYFMSKKKIQLTPGLDVDGILVAMADKYKNEDISTIDGVKIDFAENWVHLRKSNTEPIIRIYTEDKSQAEADKLADRIIAEIKEVAGL, from the coding sequence ATGACACTAATCAAATCTATTTCGGGAATACGAGGAACAATAGGAGGTAAGCCTTCAGAAAATTTAACACCATTAGATGCAGTAAAATTTGCTGCTGCTTATGGTATTTGGTTAAAGGAGTATGCTAAAAAAGATAAATTAAAAGTAGTTATTGGCCGTGATGCTAGGTTGTCTGGAGAAATGATTCAGAATTTAGTTGTATCTACCTTGGTAGGTTTAGGTATAGATGTAGTAGATTTGGATTTGTCTACTACACCAACTGTAGAAATTGCAGTGCCTTTAGAGAAGGCAGATGGTGGTATTATATTAACGGCTAGCCACAACCCAAAACAATGGAATGCTTTAAAGCTTTTAAATGAAAAAGGAGAATTTTTAAATGCAGAACAAGGGGCTAAAATTTTAGCAATAGCAGAAAAAGAAGATTTTACTTTTGCAGATGTAGATGATTTAGGATCTATCTTAAAAAATGACTCTTACATAGACATACATATTGATGAAGTTTTAAACTTATCATTGGTAGATAAAGAGATAATTAAAGCAGCTAAATTTAAAGTAGTTGTAGATGGTGTAAACTCTACCGGTGGTATTGCAATACCAAAATTGTTAGAAGAATTAGGAGTAGAAGTTGTAAAATTATATTGTGATCCTACAGGTCATTTTCCTCATAACCCAGAACCATTAAAAGAGCATTTAGCAGATATATGTGAATTGGTAGTTAAAGAAAAGGCCGATTTTGGTATTGTAGTAGACCCAGATGTAGACCGTTTAGCTTTTATTAGTAATGATGGTGAAATGTTTGGAGAAGAGTATACTTTAGTTGCTTGTGCAGATTACGTATTGGGTAAAACTAAAGGTAATACTGTATCTAACTTATCTTCTTCTAGAGCACTTAGAGATATTACAGAAAAACACGGTGGCACGTATGAAGCTGCTGCAGTTGGAGAAGTAAATGTAGTTACTAAAATGAAGGCTAATAACGCAGTTATTGGAGGTGAAGGTAATGGAGGTATAATTTACCCAGAAAGTCATTATGGTAGAGATTCTTTAGTTGGTACAGCTTTATTTTTAATGCTTATGGCAGAAAAGGGAGGTACTGTTGCAGAATTAAGAGCTAGTTACCCAAGCTATTTTATGAGCAAAAAGAAAATACAATTAACACCAGGTTTAGATGTTGATGGTATTTTGGTTGCTATGGCAGATAAATATAAGAATGAAGATATATCTACAATAGATGGTGTAAAGATAGATTTTGCAGAAAATTGGGTACACTTGCGTAAGTCTAACACAGAGCCAATTATTAGAATATATACAGAAGACAAAAGTCAGGCTGAAGCAGATAAGCTTGCAGACCGTATAATTGCAGAAATTAAAGAAGTAGCAGGTTTGTAA
- a CDS encoding TlpA disulfide reductase family protein, which produces MKKLLVTLTIAVLAVSCGEKTDSVVLNGNLRGDVADGTQVFLKTAGENNSVKEIDTVTVKDGKFVFNTPIPTTLDPYYVFIDKVRGNMMFFPEQGTIEMSAHKDSLRNVIISGTPQNDMFTDFIEGSKKIGEKVQSIQKDYQKAAMAQDTATVKALQDEIKEIQEEGKEFEVNFVKENPNAVISGMVINRLFQNRILTEDEISELVNNLSEEVKKTAAVTAILEMINKNKATSIGAKAPEFTAPNLNGEPLALKDALGKVTIVDFWAAWCVPCRKENPNVVNVYNKYHDKGLNIVGVSLDKNATEWKKAIEEDGLPWSHVYNEKDVQEIAKLYNVTSIPSTFILDEKGVIIAKNLRGDDLEKKIAELLQ; this is translated from the coding sequence ATGAAAAAATTACTAGTTACGCTTACTATTGCTGTATTAGCAGTGTCTTGTGGAGAAAAAACAGATTCAGTTGTACTTAACGGAAACCTAAGAGGAGATGTTGCAGATGGTACACAAGTGTTTTTAAAAACAGCAGGAGAAAACAATTCTGTTAAAGAAATAGATACTGTTACTGTAAAAGATGGCAAGTTTGTATTTAATACGCCTATACCTACTACATTAGATCCTTACTATGTATTTATTGACAAAGTAAGAGGTAATATGATGTTTTTTCCTGAACAAGGAACTATTGAAATGAGTGCTCATAAAGATAGCTTAAGAAACGTTATTATATCTGGTACACCACAAAACGATATGTTTACAGATTTTATTGAAGGATCTAAAAAAATAGGAGAAAAAGTACAATCTATACAAAAAGATTATCAAAAAGCTGCTATGGCTCAGGATACAGCTACTGTAAAAGCTTTACAAGATGAAATAAAGGAAATACAAGAAGAAGGAAAAGAGTTTGAAGTTAACTTTGTTAAAGAAAACCCTAATGCTGTAATATCTGGAATGGTAATTAACAGATTGTTTCAAAACAGAATTTTAACAGAAGATGAAATTAGCGAACTTGTTAATAATTTATCTGAAGAGGTTAAAAAGACAGCTGCAGTTACGGCTATCTTAGAAATGATAAATAAAAACAAAGCAACTTCTATTGGCGCAAAAGCACCAGAATTTACAGCTCCCAACTTAAACGGAGAACCTTTAGCATTAAAAGATGCTTTAGGCAAAGTAACAATAGTAGATTTTTGGGCGGCTTGGTGTGTACCTTGTAGAAAAGAGAATCCTAATGTTGTAAATGTATATAACAAATACCATGATAAAGGATTAAATATTGTTGGTGTTTCTTTAGATAAAAATGCAACTGAATGGAAAAAAGCTATTGAAGAAGATGGCTTACCTTGGAGTCACGTATACAATGAAAAAGACGTACAAGAAATTGCTAAATTATACAATGTAACATCTATACCTTCTACTTTTATTTTAGATGAAAAAGGTGTTATTATTGCTAAAAACCTAAGAGGAGACGACTTAGAAAAGAAAATAGCAGAATTACTACAATAG
- a CDS encoding uracil-DNA glycosylase family protein: MQELLSEIKKCTVCSAKLALGPRPIVSASAKSKIVIVGQAPGSIVHNTGIPWNDKSGENLRNWMGISTEDFYNTDKVAIIPMGFCYPGMGKSGDLPPTKECAPLWHKQILNGIKNVRLTLLIGAYAQSYYLGNKAEKTLTQTVKNYHTYLPNYMVLPHPSPRNNIWQAKNKWFVTDVLPELKIQVKEILK, translated from the coding sequence ATGCAAGAGTTATTGTCAGAAATAAAAAAGTGTACTGTTTGCAGTGCTAAATTGGCTTTAGGGCCACGGCCAATAGTTAGTGCCTCTGCAAAAAGCAAAATTGTTATTGTTGGTCAGGCTCCAGGTAGCATAGTGCATAACACCGGTATTCCTTGGAACGATAAAAGTGGAGAAAACTTAAGAAACTGGATGGGGATATCTACAGAAGATTTTTATAATACAGATAAAGTAGCTATTATTCCTATGGGCTTTTGTTACCCAGGCATGGGCAAATCAGGAGATTTACCACCAACAAAAGAATGCGCTCCTTTATGGCATAAGCAAATTTTAAATGGTATTAAAAATGTACGTTTAACACTTTTAATTGGTGCTTATGCACAGTCTTACTATTTAGGAAATAAAGCAGAAAAAACACTTACACAAACGGTTAAAAATTACCACACATATTTGCCAAATTATATGGTGCTACCACATCCGTCTCCAAGAAATAATATATGGCAAGCAAAAAATAAATGGTTTGTTACAGATGTGTTACCAGAGCTTAAAATACAAGTAAAAGAAATATTAAAATAA
- a CDS encoding XdhC family protein: MTHELKKIVTAYTKAKQQNRKTVLATVVALNGSSYRRPGVRMLILENGETVGAVSGGCVEKEVVRQAATVFTTGVAKVMTYDGRYRLGCEGILYVLLEPFTPNTVFCDTFWKVVADRDDFSITSYFEQKDAENGSFGSVFSFFNKKYAVYDKFQLNKELPAFTQNLEPCFKLMIIGAEHDAVQLTSYAALTGWEVTVCVIPKEEKQLSDFPGAESIQVAVPELLEVSKIDNQTAVVLMTHSYVKDLQYLLALKKAQPIYIGLLGPTTRREKLLNEFIEHYPEVNDAFLDVIHGPAGLHIGAETPQEISIAIVAEILTVIRKTKPIRLKDKIGKIHN; encoded by the coding sequence ATGACGCATGAACTTAAAAAAATTGTAACGGCTTATACTAAAGCTAAACAGCAAAATAGAAAAACTGTTTTAGCAACTGTTGTTGCCTTAAATGGCTCATCATACAGGCGTCCGGGAGTACGTATGCTTATATTAGAGAACGGAGAAACCGTTGGTGCTGTTAGCGGTGGTTGTGTAGAAAAAGAAGTAGTAAGGCAAGCTGCAACTGTTTTTACAACTGGTGTAGCTAAGGTAATGACATATGATGGTAGATATAGATTAGGTTGTGAAGGTATTTTATATGTTTTGCTAGAGCCTTTTACACCAAACACAGTTTTTTGTGATACGTTTTGGAAAGTAGTAGCAGATAGAGATGATTTTAGTATTACATCATATTTTGAGCAAAAAGATGCTGAAAATGGTAGTTTTGGATCTGTTTTTAGTTTTTTTAATAAAAAATATGCAGTTTATGATAAGTTTCAACTTAATAAAGAACTACCTGCTTTTACTCAAAATTTAGAGCCTTGTTTTAAATTAATGATTATTGGAGCAGAACATGATGCTGTACAATTAACATCTTATGCTGCCTTAACGGGTTGGGAAGTTACCGTTTGTGTTATTCCTAAAGAAGAGAAACAATTATCAGATTTTCCTGGAGCAGAGAGTATACAAGTTGCTGTGCCAGAGCTACTAGAGGTTTCTAAAATAGATAACCAAACCGCAGTTGTTTTAATGACGCATAGTTATGTAAAAGACCTACAGTATTTATTGGCATTAAAAAAAGCACAGCCAATATACATAGGTTTATTAGGGCCAACAACCAGAAGAGAAAAATTATTAAATGAGTTTATAGAACATTATCCAGAGGTAAATGATGCTTTTTTAGATGTAATTCACGGTCCGGCTGGTTTACACATAGGAGCAGAAACACCACAAGAAATTTCTATAGCAATAGTAGCAGAAATATTAACAGTAATAAGAAAAACAAAACCTATACGATTAAAAGATAAAATTGGAAAAATACACAACTAA
- a CDS encoding rhomboid family intramembrane serine protease: MKLHPVTIVIIALNIIFTLKGLKDTSFFERYKFSIGGIKAGQKERMFTSGFLHVDISHIFFNMFTLYFFANVVIAYMGPLYFVLMYVISLLAGSLLALFFHKDEPYYSAVGASGAVTGILYAAILLEPNMRLGIMFIPIPMPAYVFGIGYLLYSIYGMKKRIGNIGHTAHFGGAIGGYVTTLFFMPNLIFTDTLVVVLMAIPIIVLFVLDKMGKI; encoded by the coding sequence ATGAAATTACACCCAGTTACAATAGTCATTATAGCTTTAAATATAATTTTTACCTTAAAAGGGTTAAAAGACACTTCTTTTTTTGAACGCTATAAATTTAGTATTGGTGGTATAAAAGCAGGACAAAAAGAAAGAATGTTTACTTCTGGCTTTTTGCACGTAGATATATCGCACATATTTTTTAACATGTTTACGCTTTATTTTTTTGCTAATGTAGTTATAGCATATATGGGACCTTTATACTTTGTGCTTATGTATGTAATAAGTTTATTAGCAGGCAGTTTGTTGGCTTTGTTTTTTCATAAAGATGAGCCTTATTATAGTGCAGTAGGGGCAAGTGGTGCTGTAACAGGTATTTTATATGCAGCAATTTTATTAGAGCCTAATATGCGTTTGGGTATTATGTTTATACCAATACCAATGCCAGCATATGTTTTTGGTATAGGGTATTTATTGTACTCTATTTATGGGATGAAAAAGAGAATTGGTAATATTGGGCATACAGCGCATTTTGGTGGTGCTATAGGAGGTTATGTAACAACCTTATTTTTTATGCCTAATTTAATTTTTACAGATACATTAGTAGTCGTATTAATGGCTATACCTATAATAGTTTTATTTGTTTTAGATAAAATGGGAAAAATATAA
- a CDS encoding ACP phosphodiesterase, producing MNFLAHIYLSFEDDEITIGNFIADSIRGNKYKHLPKKIQKGITLHRHIDTFTDAHKTVRKSTKKLHENYGHYSGVIVDIFYDHFLAKNWKNYSDTPLDEFVEKFYDLLEDNYLILPENTKRMMPYMIADNWILSYASLTGISKVLDGMNRRTKNRSKMNFAIVDLKEHYNEFEDEFTSFFEELTTFAKQKYTSLLEEK from the coding sequence ATGAATTTTCTTGCACACATTTACCTTTCTTTTGAAGATGATGAAATTACTATAGGGAACTTTATAGCAGATAGCATTAGGGGAAACAAGTACAAACACTTACCTAAAAAAATACAAAAGGGAATTACCTTACACAGGCATATAGATACTTTTACAGACGCGCACAAAACGGTACGTAAAAGCACTAAAAAATTACACGAAAATTACGGACATTATAGCGGTGTAATTGTAGACATTTTTTATGACCACTTTTTAGCTAAAAATTGGAAGAATTACTCTGATACTCCTTTGGATGAATTTGTAGAAAAATTTTATGATCTTTTAGAAGACAATTATCTTATACTACCAGAAAACACAAAGCGTATGATGCCTTATATGATTGCTGATAATTGGATACTAAGTTATGCAAGCTTAACAGGTATTTCTAAGGTTTTAGACGGAATGAATAGACGTACAAAAAACAGATCTAAAATGAATTTTGCCATTGTAGATTTAAAAGAACATTACAATGAGTTTGAAGATGAGTTTACTTCTTTTTTTGAAGAGTTAACAACCTTTGCTAAACAAAAATATACGTCTTTACTTGAAGAAAAGTAA
- a CDS encoding RNA polymerase sigma factor translates to MSKEEKFVELIQNNQGLIFKVTTVYTNNKADQQDLYQDIVYQLWKSFDSFNNQSKISTWLYRVALNTALTKIKKHTKKPKSVPIEKVIVQQAEDYNPIYEEQLKLVYAQIQQLNVLEKALMLLLLEGKKYKEIAEIVGITTSNVGTKISRIKQKLKNNILKQ, encoded by the coding sequence ATGAGCAAGGAAGAAAAATTTGTAGAGCTTATACAAAACAACCAAGGATTAATATTTAAGGTTACCACTGTATACACTAATAATAAAGCAGATCAGCAAGATCTTTATCAAGATATTGTGTACCAACTCTGGAAGTCTTTTGATAGTTTTAATAACCAATCTAAAATAAGTACTTGGTTGTACAGAGTAGCTTTAAATACTGCATTAACAAAAATTAAAAAGCACACTAAAAAACCTAAAAGTGTGCCTATAGAGAAAGTAATTGTGCAACAAGCAGAAGATTATAACCCTATTTATGAAGAGCAATTAAAACTTGTTTATGCCCAAATACAGCAGCTAAATGTATTAGAAAAGGCCCTTATGTTATTGCTGTTAGAAGGAAAAAAATATAAAGAGATAGCAGAAATTGTTGGTATTACCACTAGTAATGTTGGAACCAAAATTTCAAGAATAAAACAAAAATTAAAGAATAACATTTTAAAGCAATAA
- a CDS encoding DEAD/DEAH box helicase, translated as MESFSDFNLKKQLHYAIDDLGFTTPTPIQKEAFPVVMSGKDMIGIAQTGTGKTFAYMLPILQDLAFSKQKNPRVLILVPTRELVLQVVEQINSFAKYINVRVMGVYGGTNMNTQAQAVSQGSDIIVATPGRLYDLVLARALQLKSIKKLVIDEVDVMLDLGFRFQITNIFELLPTRRQNIMFSATMTDDVETLINDFFINPEKVSIAVSGTPLDNISQTCYAVPNFYTKANLLVHLLKDKETYKKVLVFVANKRFADRLFNSLEEIFSDELCVIHSNKTQNYRIRSINQFDEGINRILVTTDVMARGLDLDKISHVINFDTPTFPENYMHRIGRTGRAEEQGNSILFYTEKEEEYKDAIEELMDYKIPTITIPESVEISKELIPEERPKILEHHNPINLNAEERGASFHEKKEKNKKVNKGGSYKFEIARKYKKPKTRGDKNYNKRNKKK; from the coding sequence ATGGAATCTTTCTCTGACTTTAATCTTAAAAAACAATTGCATTATGCAATTGACGACTTAGGGTTTACAACTCCAACACCTATACAAAAAGAAGCTTTTCCGGTAGTTATGTCTGGTAAAGATATGATAGGTATTGCACAAACAGGTACAGGGAAAACCTTTGCTTATATGCTGCCAATTTTACAAGATTTGGCTTTTTCTAAGCAAAAAAATCCAAGAGTATTAATTTTAGTGCCAACAAGAGAATTGGTTTTGCAAGTTGTAGAACAAATAAACAGTTTTGCAAAGTATATTAATGTACGCGTAATGGGCGTTTATGGTGGTACAAATATGAACACGCAAGCACAAGCAGTATCTCAAGGATCAGATATTATTGTAGCAACACCTGGCCGTTTATATGATCTTGTTTTAGCAAGAGCTTTGCAATTAAAATCTATAAAAAAATTAGTTATAGATGAAGTAGATGTAATGCTAGATTTAGGTTTTCGTTTTCAGATAACTAATATTTTTGAGTTGCTACCAACTCGCAGGCAAAACATTATGTTTTCTGCTACAATGACAGATGATGTAGAAACACTAATAAACGACTTTTTTATAAATCCCGAAAAAGTATCTATTGCCGTAAGTGGTACTCCGTTAGATAATATATCGCAAACTTGTTATGCTGTACCTAACTTTTATACCAAAGCAAATTTATTGGTACACTTGTTAAAAGACAAAGAAACCTATAAAAAAGTATTAGTTTTTGTTGCCAATAAGCGTTTTGCAGATCGTTTATTTAATTCTTTAGAAGAAATTTTTTCTGATGAATTATGTGTAATTCACTCTAATAAAACTCAAAATTACAGAATACGTTCTATAAACCAGTTTGATGAAGGTATTAATAGAATATTGGTAACCACAGACGTTATGGCACGTGGTTTAGATTTAGATAAAATATCTCACGTAATTAATTTTGATACGCCTACTTTTCCTGAAAACTACATGCACCGTATTGGTAGAACAGGTAGAGCAGAAGAACAAGGAAATTCTATTTTGTTTTACACAGAAAAAGAAGAAGAATACAAGGATGCTATAGAAGAGTTGATGGATTATAAAATACCAACTATTACTATACCAGAAAGTGTAGAAATTTCTAAAGAATTAATACCAGAAGAGCGACCAAAAATTTTAGAGCACCACAATCCTATTAATCTTAATGCAGAAGAAAGAGGTGCTAGCTTTCATGAAAAGAAAGAGAAAAATAAAAAAGTAAATAAAGGTGGTTCTTATAAGTTTGAAATTGCCAGAAAATATAAGAAACCAAAAACAAGAGGAGATAAAAACTATAATAAACGTAATAAGAAGAAGTAA
- a CDS encoding lysophospholipid acyltransferase family protein gives MQLLVFILVYPILWVVSILPHTLFYGVSNIMYFFVFRVFGYRKKVVLDNLKLTFPNKSDEELKTIRIKFYKHMCDMFMEMVKTMSLSKAEVKKRFNVVDIDKLKAIEKNKSILLVCAHYANWEWMVSINNLIDTEGYAVYQKIANKYFDKWIRNLRARWNTTPITQKDTVKTVIRNEKRGVKAIYGMVSDQSPQYSRAQHWSNFMGLNVPIHNGAETLARKLDLAVVYAKVSKVKRGYYKVEFIPITLAGKETEKDYITEEFLRLTEEQIKEKPEYYLWTHKRWKHAGKKPKFDK, from the coding sequence ATGCAGTTACTAGTTTTTATTTTAGTTTATCCTATACTTTGGGTTGTTTCTATATTACCACATACTTTATTTTATGGGGTTTCTAATATTATGTACTTTTTTGTATTTCGTGTATTTGGTTACCGTAAAAAAGTAGTTTTAGACAATTTAAAGCTTACATTTCCTAATAAGTCAGATGAGGAACTAAAAACCATTAGAATAAAATTTTATAAACATATGTGTGATATGTTTATGGAAATGGTAAAAACAATGAGCTTGTCTAAAGCTGAAGTTAAAAAAAGGTTTAATGTTGTTGATATAGACAAACTTAAAGCCATTGAAAAAAATAAAAGTATTTTATTAGTTTGTGCCCATTATGCCAATTGGGAATGGATGGTAAGTATTAATAACCTTATAGATACTGAAGGCTATGCTGTATATCAAAAAATTGCTAATAAGTATTTTGATAAATGGATAAGAAACTTAAGAGCACGCTGGAACACTACTCCTATTACACAAAAAGATACCGTAAAAACTGTTATTAGAAACGAAAAACGTGGAGTAAAAGCTATATACGGTATGGTAAGCGACCAATCTCCCCAGTACTCTAGAGCCCAACACTGGAGCAATTTTATGGGGTTAAACGTGCCTATACACAACGGAGCAGAAACTTTAGCTAGAAAACTAGATTTAGCAGTAGTGTATGCAAAAGTATCTAAAGTAAAAAGAGGATATTATAAAGTTGAATTTATACCTATAACTTTAGCTGGCAAAGAAACCGAAAAAGATTACATTACTGAAGAGTTTTTAAGACTTACTGAAGAGCAAATTAAAGAAAAACCTGAGTATTATTTATGGACGCACAAACGTTGGAAACATGCGGGTAAAAAACCTAAATTTGACAAATAA